In Drosophila yakuba strain Tai18E2 chromosome 2R, Prin_Dyak_Tai18E2_2.1, whole genome shotgun sequence, a single genomic region encodes these proteins:
- the LOC6529473 gene encoding uncharacterized protein LOC6529473, whose translation MAGSPGVKDKLNLIVGGDICEVYRDGFNCGSFGFWCGLVGLAVFVLFLAYFHINRERIDPTE comes from the coding sequence ATGGCTGGATCACCTGGCGTCAAGGATAAGCTGAATCTGATTGTTGGCGGGGACATTTGCGAGGTATACCGGGATGGCTTCAACTGCGGATCCTTTGGCTTTTGGTGCGGACTCGTCGGACTGGCCGTCTTCGTGCTTTTTCTGGCCTACTTTCATATAAATCGGGAGCGAATAGATCCGACGGAATAA
- the LOC120321073 gene encoding uncharacterized protein LOC120321073 produces MSCVTKESPPTSNSKSNSNSNYNSNSNSKSGSCHTQATATTTITTVRDRNGGEITWRATSGNCGLMNIPQ; encoded by the coding sequence ATGTCATGTGTAACTAAGGAGTCGCCACCAACCAGCAATAGCaaaagcaatagcaatagcaactacaacagtaacagcaacagcaaaagtgGTTCCTGCCACAcacaagcaacagcaacaacaacaataacaacggTAAGAGACCGGAATGGAGGGGAAATCACCTGGAGAGCAACAAGCGGAAACTGCGGTCTGATGAATATCCCGCAGTGA